One genomic segment of Clostridium saccharoperbutylacetonicum N1-4(HMT) includes these proteins:
- a CDS encoding alpha/beta hydrolase, translated as MENINLKDEYFIKGNDVGCLLIHGFTSTPAELRELGENLIGEGYTVYGMRLAGHGTTVEDFEISTHAHWISSVVQAYNKLKTSCSKIYVIGHSMGGVLSLILGENYHVDKLVLLAPALMTKDKRAMFIPLLKHFMKYTEWPPSERPEEESKYLLGYNKIPLSCVHELSKLQKIARTDLNKIAKPLLIIHSEKDNSINEKGVEVIKENVTSKQIKDVCLRKCGHNITIECEKEAVFEEVVKFLK; from the coding sequence ATGGAAAATATAAACCTTAAAGATGAATATTTTATTAAAGGAAATGATGTTGGATGCCTGCTAATACACGGATTCACCTCAACGCCAGCTGAATTAAGGGAATTAGGTGAAAATCTTATAGGTGAAGGCTATACCGTTTATGGTATGAGGCTTGCAGGTCATGGTACAACTGTAGAGGATTTTGAAATTTCAACACATGCTCATTGGATAAGTTCTGTTGTTCAAGCCTATAATAAGCTCAAGACTTCTTGCAGTAAAATATATGTAATTGGCCATTCTATGGGAGGTGTTTTATCTTTAATCCTTGGTGAAAACTACCATGTTGATAAGCTTGTATTGTTAGCACCGGCTCTAATGACTAAAGATAAAAGAGCTATGTTTATTCCATTATTAAAACATTTTATGAAATATACTGAATGGCCTCCAAGTGAACGCCCTGAAGAGGAATCAAAATATTTATTAGGTTACAATAAAATACCATTATCCTGTGTTCATGAATTAAGTAAACTTCAAAAAATCGCACGAACTGATTTAAATAAGATCGCTAAGCCTTTGCTAATAATTCATTCAGAAAAGGATAATTCAATTAATGAAAAAGGCGTTGAAGTAATAAAGGAAAATGTAACTTCAAAACAAATTAAAGATGTATGTCTAAGAAAATGTGGACATAATATAACAATAGAATGTGAAAAAGAAGCAGTATTTGAGGAAGTAGTCAAATTTCTTAAATAG
- a CDS encoding helix-turn-helix domain-containing protein, which produces MQATRIEVNDKLQETVKHGSYDFPLAVYTDKFNLFEDGYIRWHWHKELQFSYSLLEKVVVFIENEKIILSPGEGIFINSNILHQIKPYDNNNCMMFSIDFDRTLIGGSEKSLIEKRYITPLIESKNLKYIYLTPNIHWQKNILDQLKLVFDLSHEKTYAYELEIKSHLCIVLLNLIKELKDKIHISPSLISYDNERVKLALEYVHKHYSEDIFLDNIASAANISKSECCRCFKRVLKITPFEYLMEYRISRAAELLLKSDKPISQIAFEVGFNGISYFGKIFKKYRNCTPSEYRERY; this is translated from the coding sequence ATGCAGGCAACAAGAATAGAAGTTAACGATAAATTACAAGAAACAGTAAAGCATGGTTCTTACGATTTTCCACTAGCTGTTTATACAGATAAATTTAATCTCTTCGAAGATGGCTATATTAGATGGCATTGGCATAAAGAGCTTCAATTTTCTTATTCACTTTTAGAAAAAGTAGTTGTTTTTATTGAAAATGAAAAAATAATCTTATCTCCTGGAGAAGGAATTTTTATAAATTCAAATATACTACACCAAATTAAACCTTATGATAACAACAATTGTATGATGTTTTCTATTGATTTTGATAGAACTTTAATTGGTGGAAGTGAAAAATCATTAATCGAAAAAAGATATATCACTCCTTTAATTGAAAGCAAAAATTTAAAATATATTTATTTAACACCTAATATTCATTGGCAAAAAAATATTTTAGATCAATTAAAATTAGTATTTGACTTATCTCATGAAAAAACCTATGCTTATGAATTAGAAATAAAAAGTCATTTATGCATTGTTTTGCTTAATTTAATTAAAGAACTAAAAGATAAAATTCACATATCACCTTCTCTTATATCGTATGATAACGAACGAGTAAAACTCGCTTTAGAATACGTACATAAACATTATTCAGAAGACATCTTTCTTGATAATATTGCTTCAGCAGCTAATATAAGTAAAAGTGAATGCTGTCGCTGTTTTAAAAGAGTTCTAAAAATTACCCCTTTTGAGTATCTAATGGAATATAGAATTTCAAGAGCCGCTGAATTACTACTAAAAAGTGATAAACCAATCTCTCAAATAGCATTTGAAGTAGGCTTTAATGGAATAAGTTACTTTGGAAAAATATTTAAAAAATATAGAAACTGTACCCCTTCAGAGTACAGAGAAAGATATTAA